The following coding sequences are from one Chitinimonas sp. BJYL2 window:
- a CDS encoding N-acetylmuramoyl-L-alanine amidase gives MNPPLRLSCLLLAVLLAGCAQIAPPPGGILPANAMVDQPSANANERVRFLVMHFTVSDFALSLKVLTQPVVGHEVSSHYLIPEDKDASYGEQDLKVYRLVSEARRAWHAGPSRWEDRVNLNDHSIGIENVNRARCAEPETPADGLLPEDPQLCFFPDFSPRQIELLIKLSKDILARNPDITPTRVVGHADIAPQYKSDPGPRFPWELLARNGIGAWYDDATVIKHWKALKGVQPDVAMLQRALKAYGYGIEVTGLYDLQTRQHLMAFQAHFNQSEVTGKPTRHTLAKALALVEKYFPAKLDAVLSGKSAP, from the coding sequence ATGAACCCGCCCCTCCGACTGTCTTGCCTGCTCCTTGCTGTACTTCTCGCAGGTTGTGCGCAAATCGCCCCCCCGCCAGGCGGCATCCTGCCGGCCAACGCCATGGTGGACCAGCCCTCGGCCAATGCGAACGAGCGCGTCCGCTTTCTGGTCATGCATTTCACCGTCAGCGATTTCGCGCTCTCGCTCAAGGTGCTCACACAGCCCGTCGTTGGCCACGAGGTCAGCTCGCATTACCTGATCCCCGAGGATAAGGATGCGAGCTATGGCGAGCAGGACCTCAAGGTGTATCGCCTGGTCTCGGAAGCCCGGCGTGCCTGGCATGCCGGGCCCTCGCGCTGGGAGGACCGGGTCAATCTCAATGACCACTCGATCGGCATCGAAAACGTCAATCGCGCCCGCTGTGCCGAGCCGGAGACGCCGGCAGACGGCCTGCTGCCCGAGGACCCGCAGCTATGCTTCTTCCCGGACTTTTCGCCCAGGCAGATCGAACTGCTGATCAAGCTCAGCAAGGACATCCTTGCCCGTAACCCCGATATCACGCCGACACGGGTGGTTGGCCATGCGGATATCGCTCCGCAGTACAAAAGTGACCCCGGCCCCCGCTTTCCTTGGGAGTTGCTGGCCCGCAACGGCATCGGTGCCTGGTATGACGACGCCACGGTGATCAAGCACTGGAAGGCACTCAAGGGTGTACAACCCGATGTCGCCATGCTGCAGCGGGCGCTCAAGGCCTATGGCTACGGGATTGAAGTGACCGGACTCTATGATCTGCAGACCCGTCAGCACCTGATGGCCTTCCAGGCCCACTTCAATCAGAGCGAGGTTACCGGCAAGCCCACACGGCATACGCTGGCCAAGGCACTGGCCTTGGTCGAAAAGTACTTCCCGGCCAAGCTTGATGCCGTGCTCAGTGGTAAAAGCGCGCCTTGA
- a CDS encoding N-acetylglucosamine kinase, producing MLAPADHPATSSRLGLGLDVGGTETRWALADPDGSLIAEGAMPGFSGLDLQRPEGEVQVADLLTALAASLPHGARPVRLVAGVTGMGEPEGPVAVRLRGLLARALQLDADVIRLFSDIELAYRSVFGPGEGYLVYAGTGSIAAFVDEAGIFHRAGGYGGLLDDAGSGYWIAREALRQIWRTEDEEPGAWQRSMLAQALFARIGGSDWSSSRAFVYGANRGEIGKLALAVAEAGDADPLAHDILWSAGAELARLAGALIHRFGPRPVVLSGRAAGLHPVIETAMRECLPANVALQRSTLAAHHAAARLAVQAR from the coding sequence ATGCTCGCCCCCGCTGATCATCCCGCGACATCGTCCCGGCTAGGTTTGGGGCTCGATGTGGGGGGAACCGAGACCCGCTGGGCACTGGCTGACCCGGACGGCTCGCTGATTGCCGAAGGCGCCATGCCGGGTTTCAGCGGACTGGACCTGCAGCGTCCGGAGGGTGAGGTGCAGGTTGCCGATTTGCTGACCGCGCTGGCCGCCAGCCTGCCTCATGGGGCAAGGCCCGTTCGCTTGGTGGCCGGGGTAACCGGCATGGGCGAACCCGAGGGGCCGGTGGCCGTGCGCTTGCGTGGCCTGCTCGCCCGTGCGCTGCAACTCGATGCCGACGTGATCCGGCTCTTCAGTGATATCGAGCTTGCCTACCGTAGCGTTTTCGGACCCGGTGAGGGCTATCTGGTTTACGCAGGAACAGGCTCGATTGCGGCCTTTGTCGATGAGGCCGGCATCTTCCATCGTGCAGGTGGTTATGGCGGCCTGCTGGATGACGCCGGCAGCGGTTACTGGATTGCCCGAGAAGCGCTCAGGCAAATATGGCGCACCGAGGACGAAGAACCTGGTGCCTGGCAGCGATCCATGCTGGCGCAAGCACTGTTTGCACGCATCGGCGGCAGTGACTGGTCCAGTTCGCGCGCATTTGTGTATGGCGCCAATCGGGGTGAGATCGGCAAGCTGGCCCTGGCGGTTGCCGAGGCCGGTGATGCGGACCCGCTGGCGCACGACATACTCTGGTCTGCCGGCGCGGAGCTTGCCCGCTTGGCGGGCGCACTGATCCATCGTTTCGGGCCCCGGCCCGTGGTGCTGTCTGGCCGGGCCGCCGGACTGCACCCCGTCATCGAGACCGCCATGCGGGAATGTCTGCCTGCCAATGTGGCACTGCAGCGGAGCACGCTGGCCGCGCACCATGCAGCCGCTCGCCTGGCAGTACAAGCCCGCTAG
- a CDS encoding MOSC domain-containing protein produces the protein MSQTTPHLMAAFIAPESGAPMQACQTLTLIAGEGIVGDRYRGREQDYPGQNLTLIEAEVIEAFNAEHGTSISLDASRRNLVTRGIRLNELEGRTFRIGNVRLHGVELCDPCLTLGENLAHTGLTPPQVVKAFVKRGGLRVDVLDNGAVSVGDTIVVND, from the coding sequence ATGTCGCAGACAACCCCCCATCTGATGGCTGCCTTCATCGCGCCCGAATCCGGCGCGCCCATGCAAGCTTGCCAAACGCTGACCCTGATCGCCGGTGAGGGCATCGTTGGTGACCGCTATCGCGGTCGCGAGCAGGATTATCCAGGCCAGAACCTGACGCTTATCGAGGCGGAGGTCATTGAGGCCTTCAATGCCGAGCACGGCACGTCCATCAGTCTGGATGCCAGCCGCCGTAATCTCGTAACCCGCGGTATCCGCCTCAACGAACTGGAAGGTCGTACATTCCGTATCGGCAATGTACGGCTCCATGGCGTGGAGTTATGCGACCCCTGCCTGACCCTGGGCGAGAATCTGGCCCACACCGGGCTCACCCCGCCGCAAGTGGTCAAGGCCTTCGTCAAGCGCGGTGGTTTGCGTGTGGATGTACTGGATAACGGAGCGGTATCCGTAGGCGATACCATCGTTGTGAACGATTGA
- a CDS encoding CoA-binding protein yields MYTPPSDAQLRTLLQTTRRIAVVGLSPNISRPSYRVSLQMQRWGFDIVPVRPAITEVLGQPAYANLLAVPGKVDLVNVFRRAEEVDAIVTDAIAIGAPAIWLQQGIIHEAAAERAAAAGMLVVMDRCIMVEYARLFV; encoded by the coding sequence ATGTACACACCGCCTTCCGACGCACAACTGCGCACCCTGCTGCAGACGACCCGCCGCATCGCCGTCGTCGGCCTCTCGCCCAACATAAGCCGCCCCAGTTACCGCGTCTCCCTGCAGATGCAGCGCTGGGGCTTCGACATTGTGCCGGTGCGGCCGGCGATAACCGAAGTGCTGGGCCAGCCAGCCTATGCCAATCTGTTGGCCGTGCCCGGCAAGGTCGACTTGGTCAATGTGTTCCGCCGTGCCGAGGAGGTCGACGCCATCGTCACCGACGCCATTGCCATCGGCGCCCCGGCGATCTGGCTGCAACAGGGCATCATCCACGAAGCGGCCGCCGAACGCGCGGCTGCAGCCGGCATGCTGGTGGTGATGGATCGCTGCATCATGGTGGAATACGCCCGGCTCTTTGTCTGA
- a CDS encoding phosphatase PAP2 family protein, with the protein MRLPHTRADWLDLDQRMTARCNRASRIAFWRGFFAVISRLGNGVFWYGLMACLLLVQGRAALVPVLQMVVVGLVGLALYKWLKHKTSRPRPFMRSDAIHRACDVLDEYSFPSGHTLHAVSFTLIALAYYPGLAGLLLPFTALVALSRPVLGLHYPSDVLAGATLGALLAGLSFALI; encoded by the coding sequence ATGCGCCTGCCCCACACGCGCGCCGACTGGCTGGACTTGGACCAGCGCATGACCGCGCGCTGCAATCGAGCCAGCCGCATCGCCTTCTGGCGCGGCTTCTTTGCCGTGATCAGCCGGCTCGGCAATGGCGTGTTCTGGTACGGGCTGATGGCCTGTCTGCTGCTGGTGCAGGGCCGCGCCGCCTTGGTCCCGGTGCTGCAGATGGTGGTCGTGGGCTTGGTCGGGCTAGCGCTGTACAAATGGCTCAAGCACAAGACCTCGCGACCGCGCCCCTTCATGCGCTCGGACGCCATCCACCGCGCCTGCGATGTGCTCGACGAATACAGCTTTCCCTCGGGCCACACGCTGCACGCCGTCAGCTTTACGCTGATCGCGCTGGCCTACTACCCCGGTCTGGCTGGTTTGCTGCTGCCATTCACCGCCCTGGTGGCCTTGTCGCGGCCAGTGCTGGGCCTGCACTACCCCAGCGATGTGCTGGCCGGTGCCACGCTGGGCGCACTGCTGGCAGGGCTATCGTTCGCACTGATCTAG
- a CDS encoding glycosyltransferase family 1 protein codes for MKRLAITFVTETYPPEVNGVAMTLGRMVAGLRARGHQISVIRPRQAHDGGASDDTLVRGLRIPNYPELRFGLPATRRLAALWRAQRPDLVVAVTEGPLGWSALRAARQLGIAAISEFHTNFHTYSEHYGMAWLERPLRGYLRQFHNRNLATLVPSSDVRDQLAAQGFTGLQIVARGVDTQLFDPARRSPSLRASWGAGPDTLVACYVGRMAPEKNLPLVLAAFRAMKAIRPDSQLVWTGDGPERTALQAAHPEQCFTGMQHGEALAQHYASADVFLFPSTTETYGNVTIEAMASGLGVVAYDYASARAHLRHNVNGLVAEFDDDAGFIEQASYAASHPQVMRELGKAARQTAEAISWDSVVSQFETVAQAALASHRRPNDPTTRVAQMEG; via the coding sequence ATGAAGCGACTTGCCATCACTTTCGTCACCGAAACCTACCCGCCCGAGGTCAACGGCGTTGCCATGACACTCGGGCGCATGGTTGCCGGCCTGCGTGCACGCGGCCACCAGATCAGTGTGATCCGTCCGCGTCAGGCGCACGATGGCGGCGCAAGCGACGACACGCTGGTGCGCGGCCTGCGCATCCCCAACTACCCCGAACTGCGCTTCGGCTTGCCGGCCACGCGGCGTCTCGCGGCGCTATGGCGCGCGCAGCGGCCCGACTTGGTTGTGGCGGTCACCGAAGGGCCGTTAGGCTGGAGCGCCTTGCGCGCAGCCCGCCAACTCGGCATCGCGGCGATTTCGGAATTCCATACCAACTTCCACACCTACAGCGAACACTACGGCATGGCTTGGCTGGAACGGCCGCTGCGGGGCTATCTGCGCCAGTTCCATAACCGCAATCTAGCCACGCTGGTACCCAGCAGCGATGTGCGCGACCAGCTCGCCGCACAGGGCTTTACCGGCTTGCAGATTGTGGCGCGTGGCGTGGACACGCAGCTGTTTGATCCCGCTCGCCGCTCGCCCTCGCTGCGCGCCAGCTGGGGCGCCGGCCCGGATACGCTGGTGGCCTGCTATGTGGGCCGCATGGCACCCGAAAAGAATCTGCCGCTGGTACTCGCTGCCTTCCGCGCCATGAAAGCCATCCGCCCCGACAGCCAGCTGGTCTGGACAGGCGACGGCCCCGAGCGCACCGCTCTGCAAGCCGCTCATCCGGAGCAGTGCTTTACCGGCATGCAGCATGGCGAGGCGCTGGCGCAGCACTATGCGTCAGCCGATGTATTCCTGTTTCCCAGCACCACGGAGACCTACGGCAACGTCACCATCGAGGCGATGGCCAGCGGTCTTGGCGTGGTGGCGTACGACTATGCCTCGGCGCGCGCGCACCTGCGCCACAACGTCAACGGCTTGGTGGCCGAGTTCGACGACGACGCCGGCTTCATCGAACAGGCCAGCTACGCCGCCAGCCACCCGCAAGTGATGCGCGAACTGGGCAAAGCCGCGCGGCAGACGGCCGAGGCGATCAGCTGGGACAGCGTGGTAAGCCAGTTCGAAACCGTGGCACAAGCCGCACTGGCCAGCCACCGCCGGCCCAACGACCCGACCACCCGCGTCGCGCAGATGGAGGGTTGA
- the metE gene encoding 5-methyltetrahydropteroyltriglutamate--homocysteine S-methyltransferase produces the protein MLTTHILGFPRIGSLRELKFAEERFWRGELDEAGLLAVGRELRLRHWQWQNSAGLRFVSVGDFSYYDTVLDTAVLLGALPARFGFDAKTLTRSQYFELARGNAQQPACEMTKWFDTNYHYLKPEFDAHTRFDGGQSWLLDELREARLAGFTPKVQLVGPLTLLKLARVNGVEALALLPRLVPAYVRLLLTLQSEGADWVQIDEPILALDLPPAWLAAFAPVYRELADAHPHILLASYFGSVRPHLDLLKALPVAGVHVDIVRGGDVLPALADWPQGKVLSLGAIDGRNVWKTNLDAVLDLIAPLQARLGDALWIGTSCSLLHVPIDLAQETALAPGLRDGLSFARQKLTEVTTLARALSLGRSVCFSTLEAQRNALTNFRALAGRDDAQVAARLANLPEVERGLPYTERAKLHHARLQLPLLPTTTIGSFPQTDAIRKQRAAHKRGELGTADYEAAMRSEIALAVQRQEALGIDMLVHGEAERSDMVDYFAEQLAGVAVCQHGWVQSYGSRCVKPPLIWGDVSRPKSMTVAWTTYAQSLTPKPMKGMLTGPVTLTQWAFVRNDKPRSEVMLQLALALRDEVAELDAAGIAAIQIDEPAFREGLPLKQVDWQSYLDTAVLAFKLSAAGCRPETQIHTHMCYSDFEDTLAAIAAMDADVITIETSRSAMALLDAFGEFAYPNEIGPGVYDIHSPRVPPVEEMTALLERALTVIPAQRLWVNPDCGLKTRGWAETEAALANMLVATRQLRTRLAQGETPYRSALPAGHGHGACDCHTA, from the coding sequence ATGTTGACCACGCATATTCTGGGGTTTCCGCGCATCGGCAGTTTGCGCGAGCTGAAATTTGCCGAAGAACGCTTCTGGCGCGGCGAACTCGACGAGGCCGGCTTGCTGGCCGTGGGCCGGGAGCTGCGTTTGCGCCACTGGCAGTGGCAGAACAGCGCGGGGCTGCGCTTTGTTTCGGTGGGCGACTTTTCCTACTACGACACGGTGCTCGATACCGCCGTCTTGCTTGGCGCGCTGCCAGCACGCTTCGGTTTTGATGCCAAAACGCTCACGCGCAGCCAGTACTTTGAACTGGCGCGCGGCAATGCGCAGCAGCCGGCCTGCGAGATGACCAAGTGGTTCGATACCAACTACCACTATCTGAAACCCGAGTTCGATGCCCACACGCGTTTTGATGGCGGCCAGAGCTGGCTGCTCGACGAGCTGCGCGAGGCACGGCTGGCGGGCTTTACCCCCAAGGTGCAACTGGTCGGCCCGCTGACGCTGCTCAAGCTCGCCCGCGTCAATGGCGTGGAGGCGCTGGCGCTGCTGCCGCGCTTGGTGCCGGCCTATGTGCGCTTGCTGCTCACGCTGCAATCGGAAGGCGCGGACTGGGTGCAGATCGATGAGCCGATTCTAGCGCTGGATTTGCCGCCGGCATGGCTGGCCGCCTTTGCGCCGGTGTACCGCGAGCTGGCCGACGCGCATCCGCATATCCTGCTGGCGAGCTACTTCGGCAGCGTGCGCCCGCATCTGGACCTGCTCAAGGCCCTGCCGGTGGCCGGCGTGCATGTCGATATCGTGCGCGGTGGCGATGTGCTGCCGGCACTGGCCGATTGGCCCCAGGGCAAGGTGCTTTCGCTGGGTGCGATTGATGGCCGCAATGTCTGGAAAACCAACCTCGACGCCGTGCTCGACCTGATCGCACCCTTGCAGGCACGGCTTGGCGATGCGCTTTGGATCGGCACCAGCTGTTCGCTGCTGCATGTGCCGATTGATCTGGCACAGGAAACCGCACTGGCACCGGGCCTGCGCGATGGCCTGAGTTTTGCCCGCCAGAAGCTGACCGAAGTGACCACGCTGGCGCGCGCACTGAGCCTGGGCCGCAGCGTCTGCTTCAGCACGCTGGAAGCCCAGCGCAATGCGCTGACGAACTTCCGCGCACTGGCAGGCCGCGATGATGCGCAGGTCGCTGCACGCCTCGCCAATCTGCCCGAAGTCGAACGTGGTTTACCGTATACCGAGCGCGCCAAGCTGCACCACGCGCGCCTGCAATTGCCGCTGCTACCCACCACCACCATCGGTTCGTTCCCGCAAACCGACGCAATCCGCAAGCAGCGTGCGGCCCACAAGCGGGGCGAGCTGGGCACGGCCGACTACGAAGCCGCGATGCGCAGCGAAATTGCGCTGGCCGTGCAGCGCCAGGAAGCGCTGGGTATCGACATGCTGGTGCATGGCGAGGCCGAGCGCTCCGATATGGTCGATTACTTTGCCGAGCAACTGGCCGGCGTGGCCGTATGCCAGCATGGCTGGGTGCAGAGCTATGGTTCGCGCTGCGTGAAGCCACCGTTGATCTGGGGCGATGTGAGCCGCCCCAAGTCCATGACCGTGGCCTGGACGACTTACGCCCAAAGCCTGACCCCAAAGCCGATGAAGGGCATGCTGACCGGTCCGGTGACGCTGACCCAATGGGCGTTTGTGCGCAACGACAAGCCGCGCAGCGAAGTGATGCTGCAACTGGCCTTGGCCCTGCGCGATGAAGTGGCCGAACTCGATGCGGCCGGCATTGCCGCCATCCAGATCGACGAACCTGCCTTCCGCGAAGGCTTGCCGCTCAAGCAGGTAGACTGGCAAAGCTATCTCGATACCGCTGTGCTGGCCTTCAAGCTCAGTGCCGCAGGATGCCGGCCCGAGACGCAGATCCACACGCATATGTGCTACTCGGATTTCGAGGACACGCTGGCGGCGATTGCGGCCATGGATGCCGACGTGATCACCATCGAAACCTCGCGCTCGGCCATGGCGCTGCTCGATGCGTTTGGCGAGTTTGCCTATCCCAACGAAATCGGCCCCGGCGTCTACGACATCCATTCGCCACGCGTACCGCCGGTGGAGGAAATGACCGCCCTGCTCGAGCGTGCGCTGACGGTGATCCCGGCTCAGCGCCTGTGGGTGAATCCCGACTGCGGCCTGAAGACGCGCGGCTGGGCCGAGACGGAAGCGGCGCTGGCCAACATGCTGGTGGCAACCCGCCAGCTACGCACGCGCTTGGCCCAGGGCGAAACGCCGTACCGCAGCGCCCTGCCGGCGGGCCACGGCCACGGTGCCTGCGATTGCCACACGGCGTAA
- a CDS encoding LysR family transcriptional regulator, with translation MSSLLELRHLRTLTALVETGGVARAAERLNLTQSALSHQLKLLEDHFGLSLFERKSQPLKLTPAGQRLHTLALSVLPQVGDACRDVARIRDGAVGSLRVAVECHTCFDWLMPAMDEYRPRWPEVELDIVSGFHADPIGLIHQDEADIAIVSERDTDEPMHYFPLFRYEIVGLVANDHALAGKARLEASDFASETLITYPVPETMLDIMRQVLTPAGIAPKRRSSELTVAILQLVASRRGIAALPAWAVAPYLERRYVTALPITSKRLYGELYAAVPKGRAPLAYVEDFVETVRATCAASLPAITLL, from the coding sequence ATGTCCTCACTGCTCGAACTCCGCCATCTGCGCACGCTGACCGCCCTGGTTGAAACCGGTGGTGTGGCGCGTGCGGCCGAGCGGCTCAATCTCACGCAATCGGCCTTGTCGCATCAGCTCAAGCTGCTGGAAGACCACTTTGGCTTGAGCCTGTTCGAGCGCAAATCGCAGCCGCTCAAGCTCACGCCGGCCGGGCAGCGGCTGCATACGCTGGCGCTGAGCGTATTGCCGCAGGTGGGCGATGCCTGCCGCGATGTGGCGCGTATCCGCGATGGGGCGGTGGGCAGTTTGCGCGTGGCGGTGGAGTGCCATACCTGCTTCGACTGGCTGATGCCGGCCATGGATGAATACCGGCCACGCTGGCCCGAGGTGGAGCTCGATATCGTGTCGGGTTTTCATGCTGATCCGATCGGGCTGATCCATCAGGACGAGGCCGATATCGCCATCGTGTCCGAGCGAGATACGGATGAGCCCATGCATTACTTCCCGCTGTTCCGCTACGAGATTGTCGGCCTGGTGGCCAACGATCACGCGCTGGCGGGCAAGGCGCGGCTCGAAGCCAGCGACTTTGCCAGCGAAACGCTGATCACTTATCCCGTGCCCGAAACCATGCTGGACATCATGCGCCAGGTGCTCACGCCGGCCGGCATTGCGCCCAAGCGGCGTAGCAGCGAGCTGACGGTGGCGATACTGCAGCTGGTCGCCAGCCGCCGTGGCATTGCCGCCCTGCCGGCTTGGGCGGTGGCGCCGTATCTAGAGCGCCGCTATGTGACCGCGCTACCGATCACGTCGAAGCGTCTGTATGGCGAGTTGTATGCGGCCGTGCCCAAGGGCCGTGCCCCGCTGGCCTATGTGGAAGACTTCGTGGAGACGGTGCGCGCGACCTGCGCGGCCAGCCTGCCGGCGATCACCTTGCTGTAG
- a CDS encoding DUF4442 domain-containing protein has translation MDQFSNAFSRINDKFNRVPAFLRRWARSKAFGGYVKFAGTAGIDFEEVSRERVVCHIYNVGKNQNHIKGVHAAAMALLAETATGFAVGMNLPDDKLPLLKSMKVEYKKRAQGNLKAVAALTAEQITQVRTLEKGDVTVPVTVTDESGNEPIQCEMIWAWIPKKRN, from the coding sequence GTGGATCAGTTCAGCAATGCCTTCAGCCGTATCAACGACAAGTTCAATCGCGTACCCGCCTTCCTGCGTCGCTGGGCGCGTTCGAAAGCGTTTGGCGGCTATGTGAAGTTTGCCGGTACGGCCGGGATCGACTTCGAGGAAGTCAGCCGCGAGCGCGTGGTTTGCCATATCTACAACGTGGGCAAGAACCAGAACCACATCAAAGGCGTGCATGCTGCGGCGATGGCGCTGCTGGCCGAAACCGCCACCGGTTTTGCCGTGGGCATGAACCTGCCCGACGACAAGCTGCCGCTGCTCAAGAGCATGAAGGTGGAATACAAGAAGCGCGCCCAGGGCAATCTCAAGGCCGTGGCCGCGCTGACCGCCGAGCAGATCACCCAGGTACGTACGCTGGAAAAGGGCGATGTGACGGTGCCGGTAACGGTGACCGACGAATCCGGCAATGAGCCGATCCAGTGCGAAATGATCTGGGCCTGGATACCCAAAAAGCGCAACTGA